A genome region from Coffea arabica cultivar ET-39 chromosome 7e, Coffea Arabica ET-39 HiFi, whole genome shotgun sequence includes the following:
- the LOC113700950 gene encoding uncharacterized protein: MGCGRQWSSKIWWLTVVANIMFFLNGNAKGTVMGTNLPSAPGVKLSVEDHQVVLQNGIVNVTLSAPDGLVTKISYNGLDNLLEVGNEDDDRGYWDVVWTKSKTLDYLKGASYKVEVENENQVEISFTKKWDASLNGKVVPLNVDKRFVMLRGSAGFYTYAVLEHAPGMPDLDIPEARVVFKLQHDKFHYMAVSDVKQRLMPQPVDRQTGQVLDFPEAVLLTKPVDPIFKGEVDDKYFYAGDNFDNRVYGWVCSDPTIGFWMITPSNEFRNGGPFKQDLTTHVGPTVLNMFVSTHYAGDELALQFASGETWKKVFGPVFVYLNSDVKAKENPSLLWQDAKQRMLKEVEAWPYTFPSSKDFFKPNQRGTVGGQLQVLDKFTNKAPVPGINAYVGLAAPGAEGSWQRESKGYQFWTKTDAKGNFVIKGIIPGKYSLYASVPGFIGDFKHSQDVTITPGSNVNLGNLVYKPPRNGPTLWEIGVPDRTTGEFFVPEPEPTLKVHVFTTGDGESGTYDDKFRQYGLWKRYNDLYPTSDLVYTVGVSNHTKDWFYAQVQRCKDKQTCIGTTWQIVFNLQNLITSGNYTLQLALASASFAELQVRFNDRNAAPLFTGGLIGRDNAVARHGTHGLYWLFSIGVPSNLLVKGKNTIFLTQARNSDQFRGFMYDYIRFEAPAAP, from the exons ATGGGCTGTGGGAGGCAGTGGAGCTCTAAAATCTGGTGGCTGACGGTGGTTGCCAACATAATGTTCTTCCTTAATGG GAACGCAAAGGGGACAGTTATGGGAACAAATTTGCCTTCAGCTCCGGGGGTGAAGTTGTCGGTTGAGGATCATCAA GTGGTATTGCAAAATGGCATCGTCAACGTTACATTGTCAGCTCCGGACGGCCTGGTCACAAAAATCAGCTATAACGGGCTGGATAATTTACTAGAAGTTGGAAACGAAGACGATGATCGAGG GTATTGGGATGTCGTTTGGACCAAAAGTAAGACACTGGACTA CTTGAAAGGAGCGAGTTATAAGGTGGAAGTGGAAAATGAGAATCAGGTCGAGATCTCATTTACCAAAAAATGGGACGCTTCCCTCAATGGCAAGGTCGTTCCCTTGAATGTAGACAAAAG GTTCGTTATGCTGCGGGGATCGGCAGGATTTTACACCTATGCCGTGCTTGAACATGCACCTGGAATGCCTGATCTGGACATCCCAGAAGCAAGAGTTGTATTTAAGCTTCAGCATGACAA GTTTCACTACATGGCTGTATCCGATGTCAAGCAAAGATTGATGCCACAGCCTGTGGACCGTCAGACAGGTCAGGTGCTTGATTTTCCTGAAGCCGTTCTGTTAACAAAACCAGTTGATCCCATATTCAAAGGAGAG GTTGATGACAAGTACTTCTATGCGGGTGACAACTTTGACAACCGAGTTTACGGGTGGGTATGCAGTGACCCAACCATTGGGTTTTGGATGATTACACCTAGTAACGAGTTCCGTAATGGCGGGCCCTTCAAGCAAGATCTTACAACCCATGTTGGTCCCACCGTCCTCAAT ATGTTTGTAAGTACCCACTACGCGGGAGATGAGCTCGCGTTGCAATTCGCAAGCGGAGAGACCTGGAAAAAGGTATTCGGGCCGGTTTTTGTGTATCTTAACTCAGACGTTAAAGCCAAGGAAAATCCTTCCCTACTTTGGCAAGATGCAAAGCAACGG ATGTTAAAAGAAGTTGAAGCATGGCCATACACATTTCCAAGTTCCAAGGATTTCTTTAAACCCAATCAAAGAGGAACAGTTGGAGGTCAATTGCAAGTTCTTGACAA GTTCACGAATAAGGCCCCTGTCCCAGGCATAAACGCCTATGTAGGATTAGCAGCACCAGGAGCAGAAGGATCATGGCAAAGAGAAAGCAAG GGCTATCAGTTTTGGACCAAAACTGATGCTAAAGGGAACTTCGTAATCAAGGGAATCATACCAGGGAAATATAGCTTGTATGCATCGGTACCAGGATTTATAGGGGATTTCAAACATAGCCAAGATGTCACCATAACCCCAG GATCCAACGTTAATTTGGGTAATTTGGTCTACAAGCCTCCGAGAAATGGACCTACACTATGGGAGATAGGTGTGCCAGACCGCACAACCGGTGAATTCTTTGTTCCCGAGCCGGAACCAACTTTAAAGGTCCACGTATTTACGACCGGCGATGGTGAAAG CGGAACATACGATGACAAATTTAGACAGTACGGATTGTGGAAGCGTTACAATGACTTGTACCCTACAAGTGATTTGGTGTACACCGTCGGAGTCAGCAATCATACGAAAGATTGGTTCTATGCTCAAGTTCAAAG GTGCAAGGACAAACAGACTTGCATCGGAACCACCTGGCAAATTGTGTTTAACCTCCAAAATTTGATTACCTCTGGAAATTACACTCTCCAATTAGCACTGGCATCCGCAAGTTTTGCCGAGCTTCAA GTCCGATTCAACGACAGAAATGCAGCTCCTCTCTTTACGGGAGGTCTAATTGGGAGGGATAATGCCGTGGCCAGACATGGGACTCATGGCCTGTATTGGCTCTTTAGCATTGGTGTACCTAGCAATTTGCTTGTCAAAGGGAAAAACACAATATTTCTAACGCAAGCAAGAAACTCCGACCAGTTTAGAGGATTCATGTACGACTACATCCGATTTGAAGCTCCCGCAGCCCCATGA